A portion of the Streptomyces platensis genome contains these proteins:
- the carB gene encoding carbamoyl-phosphate synthase large subunit, protein MPKRTDIQSVLVIGSGPIVIGQAAEFDYSGTQACRVLKAEGLRVILVNSNPATIMTDPEIADATYVEPITPDFVEKIIAKERPDALLPTLGGQTALNTAISLHESGTLDKYNVELIGANVEAINKGEDRDLFKDVVEAVNRKIGHGESARSYICHSMDDVLKGVDELGGYPVVVRPSFTMGGAGSGFAHNEEELRRIAGQGLTLSPTTEVLLEESILGWKEYELELMRDKNDNVVVVCSIENFDPMGVHTGDSITVAPAMTLTDREYQILRDIGIAVIREVGVDTGGCNIQFAVNPEDGRVIVIEMNPRVSRSSALASKATGFPIAKIAARLAVGYTLDEIPNDITEKTPASFEPTLDYVVVKVPRFAFEKFPAADATLTTTMKSVGEAMAIGRNFPEALNKALRSLEKKGSQFDFVSEPGDKAALLEKSQVPTDGRINTVMAAIRAGATPQEVFDATKIDPWFVDQLFLVKEIADEIAAADKLDPEILADAKRHGFSDVQIAAIRGLREDVVREVRHSLGVRPVYKTVDTCAAEFAAKTPYFYSSYDEETEVAPREKPAVIILGSGPNRIGQGIEFDYSCVHASFALSDAGYETVMVNCNPETVSTDYDTSDRLYFEPLTLEDVLEIVHAETQAGPVAGVIVQLGGQTPLGLAQALKDNGVPIVGTSPEAIDLAEERGAFGRVLTEAGLPAPKYGTAFSFAEAQQIATEIGYPVMVRPSYVLGGRGMEIVYDEPSLREYLTRHAGLIDRHPVLIDRFLDDAIEIDVDALYDGHELYLGGVMEHIEEAGIHSGDSACALPPITLGGFDIKRLRASTEAIAKGVGVRGLINIQFAMAGDILYVLEANPRASRTVPFTSKATAVPLAKAAARISLGATVAELRAEGMLPKTGDGGTLPLDAPISVKEAVMPWSRFRDIHGRGVDTILGPEMRSTGEVMGIDSVFGTAYAKSQSGAYGALPTKGRAFVSVANRDKRSMIFPARELVAHGFELLATSGTAEVLRRNGINTTVVRKQSEGEGPDGEKTIVQLIHDGQVDLIVNTPYGTGGRLDGYDIRTAAVARGVPCLTTVQALAAAVQGIEAMSRGDVGVRSLQEHAEHLTAARQE, encoded by the coding sequence GTGCCTAAGCGCACCGATATCCAGTCCGTCCTGGTCATCGGCTCCGGCCCGATCGTCATCGGCCAGGCCGCCGAGTTCGACTACTCCGGCACCCAGGCCTGCCGGGTCCTCAAGGCCGAGGGCCTGCGCGTCATCCTGGTGAACTCCAACCCGGCGACGATCATGACCGACCCGGAGATCGCCGACGCGACCTATGTCGAGCCGATCACCCCGGACTTCGTCGAGAAGATCATCGCCAAGGAGCGCCCCGACGCGCTGCTGCCGACCCTGGGCGGCCAGACCGCGCTGAACACCGCGATCTCGCTGCACGAGTCCGGCACCCTCGACAAGTACAACGTCGAGCTGATCGGCGCCAACGTCGAGGCGATCAACAAGGGCGAGGACCGCGACCTCTTCAAGGACGTCGTCGAGGCCGTCAACCGCAAGATCGGCCACGGCGAGTCCGCCCGCTCGTACATCTGCCACTCCATGGACGACGTCCTGAAGGGCGTCGACGAGCTCGGCGGCTACCCCGTCGTCGTCCGTCCCTCCTTCACCATGGGCGGCGCCGGCTCCGGCTTCGCCCACAACGAGGAGGAGCTGCGCCGGATCGCCGGCCAGGGCCTGACGCTCTCGCCCACCACCGAGGTGCTCCTGGAGGAGTCCATCCTCGGCTGGAAGGAGTACGAGCTGGAGCTGATGCGCGACAAGAACGACAACGTCGTGGTCGTCTGCTCCATCGAGAACTTCGACCCGATGGGCGTGCACACCGGTGACTCGATCACCGTCGCGCCGGCCATGACGCTCACCGACCGCGAGTACCAGATCCTGCGGGACATCGGCATCGCGGTGATCCGCGAGGTCGGCGTCGACACCGGCGGCTGCAACATCCAGTTCGCGGTCAACCCCGAGGACGGCCGGGTCATCGTCATCGAGATGAACCCCCGTGTCTCGCGCTCCTCGGCGCTGGCTTCCAAGGCCACCGGCTTCCCGATCGCGAAGATCGCCGCCCGGCTCGCCGTCGGCTACACCCTCGACGAGATCCCCAACGACATCACCGAGAAGACGCCGGCCTCCTTCGAGCCGACTCTCGACTATGTCGTCGTCAAGGTGCCGCGCTTCGCCTTCGAGAAGTTCCCGGCAGCCGACGCCACGCTGACCACCACCATGAAGTCGGTCGGCGAGGCCATGGCCATCGGCCGTAACTTCCCCGAGGCGCTCAACAAGGCCCTGCGCTCCCTGGAGAAGAAGGGCAGCCAGTTCGACTTCGTCTCCGAGCCGGGCGACAAGGCCGCGCTGCTGGAGAAGTCCCAGGTCCCGACCGACGGCCGGATCAACACGGTCATGGCGGCGATCCGGGCCGGTGCCACCCCGCAGGAGGTCTTCGACGCCACGAAGATCGACCCCTGGTTCGTCGACCAGCTCTTCCTCGTCAAGGAGATCGCCGACGAGATCGCCGCGGCCGACAAGCTCGACCCGGAGATCCTCGCGGACGCAAAGCGCCACGGCTTCTCCGACGTCCAGATCGCCGCGATCCGCGGGCTGCGCGAGGACGTCGTCCGTGAGGTCCGGCACTCCCTCGGGGTCCGCCCGGTCTACAAGACGGTCGACACCTGCGCCGCCGAGTTCGCCGCGAAGACGCCGTACTTCTACTCCTCCTACGACGAGGAGACCGAGGTCGCCCCGCGCGAGAAGCCGGCCGTGATCATCCTCGGCTCCGGCCCCAACCGCATCGGCCAGGGCATCGAGTTCGACTACTCCTGCGTCCACGCCTCGTTCGCGCTCAGCGACGCCGGCTACGAGACCGTGATGGTCAACTGCAACCCGGAGACCGTCTCGACGGACTACGACACCTCCGACCGCCTGTACTTCGAGCCGCTGACGCTCGAAGACGTGCTGGAGATCGTGCACGCCGAGACCCAGGCCGGTCCGGTCGCCGGTGTCATCGTCCAGCTCGGCGGCCAGACCCCGCTGGGCCTGGCGCAGGCGCTCAAGGACAACGGTGTGCCGATCGTCGGCACCTCGCCCGAGGCGATCGACCTCGCCGAGGAGCGCGGCGCCTTCGGCCGGGTGCTGACCGAGGCCGGACTGCCGGCCCCCAAGTACGGCACCGCGTTCTCCTTCGCCGAGGCCCAGCAGATCGCCACCGAGATCGGCTACCCGGTCATGGTCCGCCCGTCCTACGTGCTCGGCGGCCGCGGTATGGAGATCGTCTACGACGAGCCCTCGCTGCGGGAGTACCTCACCCGGCACGCCGGCCTGATCGACCGGCACCCGGTCCTCATCGACCGGTTCCTGGACGACGCCATAGAGATCGACGTGGACGCGCTCTACGACGGCCACGAGCTCTACCTCGGCGGCGTCATGGAGCACATCGAGGAAGCCGGTATCCACTCCGGCGACTCCGCCTGTGCGCTGCCCCCGATCACCCTCGGCGGCTTCGACATCAAGCGGCTGCGCGCCTCGACGGAGGCCATCGCCAAGGGCGTCGGCGTCCGCGGACTGATCAACATCCAGTTCGCGATGGCCGGCGACATCCTCTACGTGCTGGAGGCCAACCCCCGCGCCTCCCGTACGGTGCCCTTCACCTCGAAGGCCACCGCCGTACCGCTCGCCAAGGCCGCCGCCCGGATCTCGCTGGGCGCCACCGTCGCCGAGCTGCGCGCCGAGGGCATGCTGCCCAAGACGGGCGACGGCGGCACCCTGCCGCTGGACGCGCCGATCTCGGTCAAGGAAGCCGTGATGCCCTGGTCGCGGTTCCGCGACATCCACGGCCGCGGGGTGGACACCATCCTCGGCCCGGAGATGCGCTCCACCGGCGAGGTCATGGGCATCGACTCGGTCTTCGGCACCGCGTACGCCAAGTCCCAGTCCGGCGCCTACGGGGCGCTGCCCACCAAGGGCCGCGCGTTCGTCTCGGTCGCCAACCGGGACAAGCGCTCGATGATCTTCCCGGCCCGTGAGCTGGTCGCCCACGGCTTCGAGCTGCTCGCCACCTCCGGCACCGCCGAGGTGCTGCGCCGCAACGGCATCAACACCACCGTGGTGCGCAAGCAGTCCGAGGGCGAGGGCCCGGACGGCGAGAAGACCATCGTCCAGCTCATCCACGACGGCCAGGTCGACCTGATCGTCAACACCCCCTACGGCACCGGCGGCCGGCTGGACGGCTACGACATCCGTACCGCCGCCGTCGCCCGCGGCGTCCCCTGCCTGACCACGGTCCAGGCGCTGGCCGCCGCCGTACAGGGCATCGAGGCCATGTCCCGCGGAGACGTGGGCGTGCGTTCCCTCCAGGAACACGCCGAACATCTCACCGCGGCCCGCCAGGAGTAG
- the carA gene encoding glutamine-hydrolyzing carbamoyl-phosphate synthase small subunit — MTTSTRGTAKIPAVLVLEDGRTFRGRAYGSVGETFGEAVFSTGMTGYQETLTDPSYHRQVVVMTAPHIGNTGVNDEDPESQRIWVAGYVVRDPARLPSNWRSVRSLDDELVAQGVVGISGVDTRALTRHLRERGAMRVGIFSGEALPDEGTMLAKVRQAPEMQGADLSTQVATKESYVVPAIGTKKFTVAAIDLGIKGMTPHRMAERGIEVHVLPATATVEDVYAVNPDGVFFSNGPGDPATADHPVSVMRGVLERKTPLFGICFGNQILGRALGFGTFKLKYGHRGINQPVQDRTTGKVEVTAHNHGFAVDAPLDKVSDTPFGRAEVSHVCLNDNVVEGLHLLDQPAFSVQYHPEAAAGPHDAAYLFDRFVSLMEGQRA; from the coding sequence ATGACGACCTCCACCAGGGGGACCGCCAAGATCCCCGCCGTACTCGTCCTGGAGGACGGCCGCACGTTCCGCGGCCGCGCCTACGGGTCCGTGGGGGAGACCTTCGGCGAGGCGGTGTTCTCCACCGGCATGACCGGCTACCAGGAGACGCTGACCGACCCCTCGTACCACCGTCAGGTCGTCGTCATGACCGCCCCGCACATCGGCAACACCGGTGTGAACGACGAGGACCCCGAGTCGCAGCGGATCTGGGTCGCCGGTTACGTCGTCCGCGACCCCGCCCGGCTCCCGTCCAACTGGCGCTCGGTGCGCTCCCTGGACGACGAGCTGGTCGCCCAGGGCGTCGTCGGCATCAGCGGCGTCGACACCCGCGCGCTGACCCGGCACCTGCGCGAGCGCGGTGCCATGCGGGTCGGCATCTTCTCCGGCGAGGCGCTGCCCGACGAGGGCACGATGCTGGCCAAGGTGCGCCAGGCCCCCGAGATGCAGGGCGCCGACCTGTCCACGCAGGTGGCCACCAAGGAGTCCTACGTCGTCCCGGCGATCGGTACGAAGAAGTTCACCGTCGCCGCGATCGACCTGGGCATCAAGGGCATGACCCCGCACCGGATGGCCGAGCGCGGCATCGAGGTGCACGTGCTGCCCGCCACCGCCACCGTCGAGGACGTCTACGCGGTGAACCCGGACGGCGTGTTCTTCTCCAACGGCCCCGGTGACCCGGCCACCGCCGACCACCCGGTCTCCGTCATGCGCGGAGTGCTGGAGCGCAAGACGCCGCTGTTCGGCATCTGCTTCGGCAACCAGATCCTGGGCCGCGCCCTGGGCTTCGGCACCTTCAAGCTCAAGTACGGCCACCGCGGTATCAACCAGCCGGTGCAGGACCGTACGACCGGCAAGGTCGAGGTCACCGCGCACAACCACGGGTTCGCCGTCGACGCCCCGCTCGACAAGGTCTCCGACACCCCCTTCGGCCGCGCCGAGGTCTCCCACGTCTGCCTCAATGACAACGTGGTGGAGGGTCTGCACCTCCTCGACCAGCCGGCCTTCAGCGTCCAGTACCACCCCGAAGCAGCAGCGGGTCCGCACGACGCCGCGTACCTCTTCGACCGCTTCGTATCCCTGATGGAGGGCCAGCGTGCCTAA
- a CDS encoding dihydroorotase → MSKILIRGAKVLGGDVQDVLIDGETIEAVGAGLSAEGADVIEAEGKILLPGLVDLHTHLREPGREDSETVLTGTRAAASGGYTAVFAMANTFPVADTAGVVEQVYRLGQEHGYCDVQPIGAVTVGLEGSKLAELGAMHESAAGVTVFSDDGKCVHDAVIMRRALEYVKAFGGVVAQHAQEPRLTEGAQMNEGIVSSELGLGGWPAVAEESIIARDVLLAEHVGSRVHICHLSTAGSVEIVRWAKSRGIDVTAEVTPHHLLLTDEMVRTYNPVYKVNPPLRTERDVMALREALADGTIDIVATDHAPHPHEDKDCEWAAAAMGMVGLETALSVVQQTMVETGLLTWAAVADRMSYAPARIGQAKGHGRPVSAGEPANLTLLDSAYRGEVDPAGFASRSRNTPYEGRELPGRVTHTFLRGRATVVDGKLA, encoded by the coding sequence ATGAGCAAGATCCTGATCCGCGGTGCGAAGGTGCTCGGCGGCGATGTCCAGGACGTCCTGATCGACGGCGAGACCATCGAGGCGGTCGGCGCCGGGCTGTCCGCAGAGGGCGCCGACGTCATCGAGGCCGAGGGCAAGATCCTTCTGCCGGGCCTCGTCGACCTGCACACCCACCTGCGCGAGCCGGGCCGCGAGGACTCCGAGACCGTGCTGACCGGTACCCGGGCGGCCGCCTCCGGTGGCTACACCGCCGTGTTCGCCATGGCCAACACCTTCCCCGTCGCCGACACCGCCGGCGTCGTCGAGCAGGTCTACCGCCTCGGCCAGGAGCACGGCTACTGCGATGTGCAGCCCATCGGTGCCGTCACCGTCGGCCTGGAGGGCAGCAAGCTCGCCGAGCTGGGCGCCATGCACGAGTCCGCCGCCGGGGTCACCGTCTTCTCCGACGACGGCAAGTGCGTGCACGACGCCGTGATCATGCGCCGGGCCCTGGAGTACGTGAAGGCCTTCGGCGGCGTCGTCGCGCAGCACGCCCAGGAGCCGCGGCTCACCGAGGGCGCCCAGATGAACGAGGGCATCGTCTCCTCGGAGCTGGGACTCGGGGGCTGGCCGGCGGTGGCCGAGGAATCGATCATCGCCCGGGACGTCCTGCTCGCGGAGCACGTGGGCTCGCGGGTGCACATCTGCCACCTGTCGACCGCCGGCTCCGTCGAGATCGTCCGCTGGGCCAAGTCCCGCGGCATCGACGTCACCGCAGAGGTCACGCCGCACCACCTGCTCCTCACCGACGAGATGGTGCGCACCTACAACCCCGTCTACAAGGTCAACCCGCCGCTGCGCACCGAGCGCGACGTGATGGCCCTGCGCGAGGCCCTCGCCGACGGCACGATCGACATCGTCGCCACCGACCACGCCCCGCACCCGCACGAGGACAAGGACTGCGAGTGGGCCGCGGCCGCCATGGGCATGGTGGGCCTGGAGACCGCGCTGTCGGTCGTGCAGCAGACGATGGTCGAAACCGGCCTGCTGACCTGGGCGGCCGTCGCGGACCGGATGTCCTACGCGCCCGCGCGGATCGGGCAGGCCAAGGGCCACGGCCGCCCCGTCTCGGCTGGTGAGCCCGCCAACCTCACGCTGCTCGATTCCGCTTACCGTGGAGAGGTGGACCCCGCGGGCTTCGCCTCCCGCAGCCGCAACACCCCCTACGAGGGCCGTGAGCTGCCGGGACGCGTCACCCACACCTTCCTGCGGGGCCGGGCAACGGTCGTCGACGGGAAGCTGGCGTGA
- a CDS encoding aspartate carbamoyltransferase catalytic subunit — protein MKRHLISAADLTRDDAVLILDTAEEMARVADRPIKKLPTLRGRTVCNLFFEDSTRTRISFEAAEKRLSADVINFAAKGSSVSKGESLKDTAQTLEAMGVDAVVIRHGASGAPYRLATSGWIDAPVINAGDGTHQHPTQALLDAFTMRRRLIGPDAGLGQDLSGRRITLVGDVLHSRVARSNVDLLHTLGAEVTLVAPPTLVPVGVETWPCEVSYDLDRVLPKTDAVMMLRVQRERMNAAFFPTEREYSRRYGLDGERMARMPEHALVMHPGPMVRGMEITAEVADSDRCTVVEQVANGVSVRMAVLYLLLGGNEPAVTHTRTEEK, from the coding sequence ATGAAGCGTCACCTCATCTCGGCCGCCGACCTCACGCGCGACGACGCCGTCCTGATCCTCGACACCGCCGAGGAGATGGCCCGGGTCGCCGACCGGCCGATCAAGAAACTTCCCACGCTGCGCGGACGCACGGTCTGCAACCTCTTCTTCGAGGACTCGACCCGGACCCGGATCTCGTTCGAGGCCGCCGAGAAGCGGCTCTCCGCCGACGTGATCAACTTCGCCGCCAAGGGATCCAGCGTCTCCAAGGGCGAGTCGCTCAAGGACACCGCCCAGACCCTGGAGGCGATGGGCGTCGACGCCGTCGTCATCCGGCACGGCGCCTCCGGCGCGCCCTACCGCCTCGCCACCTCCGGCTGGATCGACGCCCCGGTCATCAACGCCGGCGACGGCACCCACCAGCACCCCACCCAGGCGCTGCTCGACGCCTTCACCATGCGGCGCCGGCTGATCGGCCCGGACGCCGGGCTCGGCCAGGATCTGAGCGGCCGGCGCATCACCCTCGTCGGTGACGTGCTCCACAGCCGCGTCGCGCGCTCGAACGTCGACCTCCTGCACACCCTCGGCGCCGAGGTCACCCTCGTCGCCCCGCCCACCCTGGTGCCGGTCGGCGTCGAGACCTGGCCGTGCGAGGTGTCCTACGACCTCGACCGCGTCCTGCCGAAAACCGACGCCGTGATGATGCTGCGGGTGCAGCGCGAGCGGATGAACGCCGCCTTCTTCCCGACCGAGCGGGAGTACTCGCGCCGCTACGGCCTGGACGGCGAGCGGATGGCGCGGATGCCCGAGCACGCCCTGGTGATGCACCCCGGCCCGATGGTCCGCGGCATGGAGATCACCGCCGAGGTCGCCGACTCCGACCGCTGCACGGTCGTCGAGCAGGTGGCCAACGGCGTCTCCGTCCGCATGGCCGTCCTGTACCTGCTGCTCGGCGGCAACGAACCTGCTGTGACCCACACCCGCACCGAGGAGAAGTAA
- the pyrR gene encoding bifunctional pyr operon transcriptional regulator/uracil phosphoribosyltransferase PyrR — protein sequence MDASNSDTRVQLPARPVLEGPDIARMLTRIAHEIVERAKGADDVVLLGIPTRGVFLARRLAEKLEEITGRTVPVGSLDITMYRDDLRLGPARTLARTDIPADGIEGRVVLLVDDVLFSGRTIRAALDALGDIGRPRAVQLAVLVDRGHRELPIRADYVGKNLPTSLRETVKVQLTEEDGRDAVLLGVKHSAPAGER from the coding sequence ATGGACGCAAGCAATTCCGACACGAGGGTTCAGCTCCCCGCGCGGCCGGTGCTCGAAGGCCCGGACATCGCGCGCATGCTCACCCGCATCGCCCACGAGATCGTCGAGCGCGCCAAGGGCGCGGACGATGTGGTGCTCCTGGGGATTCCCACCCGCGGCGTCTTCCTCGCCCGGCGACTGGCCGAGAAGCTCGAAGAGATCACCGGCCGTACGGTTCCGGTCGGCTCGCTCGACATCACGATGTACCGCGACGACCTGCGCCTGGGCCCCGCCCGCACGCTCGCCCGCACGGACATTCCCGCCGACGGCATCGAGGGCCGGGTCGTCCTGCTCGTCGACGACGTCCTCTTCTCCGGGCGCACGATCCGCGCCGCGCTGGACGCGCTGGGCGACATCGGCCGGCCGCGCGCCGTGCAGCTCGCGGTCCTCGTCGACCGGGGCCACCGCGAACTCCCGATCCGCGCCGACTACGTGGGCAAGAACCTCCCCACGTCGCTGCGGGAGACGGTCAAGGTCCAGCTCACCGAGGAGGACGGCCGGGACGCCGTGCTGCTCGGCGTGAAGCACTCCGCCCCGGCCGGCGAGCGATAG
- the bldD gene encoding transcriptional regulator BldD, with translation MSSEYAKQLGAKLRAIRTQQGLSLHGVEEKSQGRWKAVVVGSYERGDRAVTVQRLAELADFYGVPVQELLPGTTPGGAAEPPPKLVLDLERLAHVPQEKAGPLQRYAATIQSQRGDYNGKVLSIRQDDLRTLAVIYDQSPSVLTEQLISWGVLDADARRAVSHEEL, from the coding sequence ATGTCCAGCGAATACGCCAAACAGCTCGGGGCCAAGCTCCGCGCCATCCGCACCCAGCAGGGCCTTTCTCTCCATGGCGTCGAGGAGAAGTCCCAGGGCCGCTGGAAGGCCGTGGTGGTGGGTTCGTACGAGCGCGGCGACCGCGCCGTGACCGTACAGCGCCTTGCCGAGCTGGCGGACTTCTACGGCGTCCCGGTCCAGGAACTGCTTCCGGGCACGACACCGGGCGGAGCGGCCGAGCCGCCGCCGAAGCTGGTGCTCGACCTGGAGCGCCTCGCCCATGTCCCGCAGGAGAAGGCCGGCCCGCTGCAGCGCTACGCCGCCACCATCCAGAGCCAGCGCGGTGACTACAACGGCAAGGTGCTCTCGATCCGCCAGGACGATCTGCGCACCCTTGCGGTCATCTACGACCAGTCGCCCTCGGTGCTGACCGAGCAGCTGATCAGCTGGGGCGTGCTCGACGCCGACGCACGCCGTGCCGTGTCACACGAGGAGCTCTGA
- the nusB gene encoding transcription antitermination factor NusB produces the protein MAARTKARKRAFQILFEADQRGADVQSVLADWMRHARTDPRQPPVNEYTLELVEGYADHVTRIDELISTYAVDWDLDRMPAADRSILRLGAYELLWVDDTPDAVAIDEAVQLAKEFSTDDSPAFVNGLLGRLKELKPSLRREA, from the coding sequence GTGGCTGCCCGCACCAAGGCCCGTAAGCGCGCCTTCCAGATACTCTTCGAGGCCGACCAGCGCGGTGCCGATGTGCAGTCCGTGCTCGCGGACTGGATGCGGCACGCCCGGACCGATCCGCGACAGCCGCCGGTGAACGAATACACCCTGGAGCTGGTCGAGGGATACGCGGACCATGTCACCCGCATCGACGAGCTGATCTCCACCTACGCGGTCGACTGGGACCTGGACCGGATGCCGGCGGCCGACCGCAGCATCCTGCGGCTCGGTGCCTACGAGCTGCTCTGGGTGGACGACACGCCGGACGCGGTGGCGATCGACGAAGCCGTGCAGCTCGCCAAGGAGTTCTCCACGGACGACTCCCCGGCCTTCGTCAACGGCCTCCTCGGCCGGCTCAAGGAGCTGAAGCCGAGTCTGCGGCGCGAGGCGTAG
- the efp gene encoding elongation factor P, producing MASTNDLKNGMVLKLEGGQLWSVVEFQHVKPGKGPAFVRTKLKNVLSGKVVDKTFNAGVKVETATVDKRGMQFSYMDGDYFVFMDMDTYDQLHVDRKAVGDAANYLIEGFEAVVAQHEGEVLYVELPAAVELTINHTEPGVQGDRSTGGSKPAELETGHSIQVPLFITTGEKIKVDTRTGDYLGRVNS from the coding sequence GTGGCATCCACGAACGACCTCAAGAACGGCATGGTGCTCAAGCTCGAAGGCGGCCAGCTCTGGTCCGTCGTCGAGTTCCAGCACGTCAAGCCCGGCAAGGGCCCCGCCTTTGTCCGCACGAAGCTCAAGAACGTGCTGTCCGGCAAGGTGGTGGACAAGACCTTCAACGCCGGCGTGAAGGTCGAGACGGCCACCGTCGACAAGCGCGGAATGCAGTTCTCGTACATGGACGGCGACTACTTCGTCTTCATGGACATGGACACCTACGACCAGCTGCACGTCGACCGCAAGGCCGTCGGCGACGCCGCGAACTACCTCATCGAGGGCTTCGAGGCGGTCGTGGCGCAGCACGAGGGCGAGGTGCTCTACGTCGAGCTCCCCGCCGCGGTCGAGCTGACCATCAACCACACCGAGCCCGGTGTGCAGGGCGACCGCTCCACGGGTGGCTCCAAGCCCGCCGAGCTGGAGACCGGCCACTCCATCCAGGTGCCGCTCTTCATCACCACCGGTGAGAAGATCAAGGTCGACACCCGCACGGGCGACTACCTCGGCCGGGTGAACAGCTAA
- a CDS encoding aminopeptidase P family protein — protein MSELYAARRTRLRDRVAGAGSAGALISRPANVRYLTGCAPPGAALLLGPAEDLLLCGSPLSGDPSEGRPAEDVRVEVLPTRGGDPVVAGADLAEKAGAELLAVEEHHLTVTRHRALSQVAPRLRLTDLACAVEAQRLVKDDDEIACLRIAAEIADQALGELLESILVGRTERHLALELERRLVDHGADGPAFPTSVATGPNAGRPGHLPTDRRVEEGDFLSVGLGANYRGYRCEIGRTFVIGTTPSDWQIELYDLVFAAQRAGREALAPGVECREVDRVTRHVLDAAGYGERLGPWTGHGVGLEIDEDPQLSPAAMGKLDACVPVTVEPGVHIPGRGGVRIDDTLVVRPEADGGPELLTITTKELLAL, from the coding sequence ATGTCCGAGTTGTACGCGGCCCGACGCACACGGCTGCGCGACCGCGTAGCCGGGGCCGGAAGTGCCGGCGCACTGATCTCGCGTCCCGCGAACGTCCGCTACCTCACCGGTTGTGCCCCGCCGGGCGCCGCGCTGCTGCTGGGACCGGCCGAGGATCTGCTGCTCTGCGGCAGCCCGCTGAGCGGTGATCCCTCCGAGGGCCGCCCGGCCGAGGACGTACGGGTCGAGGTGCTGCCGACCCGTGGGGGCGACCCGGTCGTGGCGGGCGCCGACCTGGCCGAGAAGGCCGGCGCGGAGCTGCTGGCCGTCGAGGAACACCACCTCACCGTCACCCGGCACCGGGCCCTTTCCCAGGTCGCGCCCCGGCTGCGGCTGACGGATCTGGCCTGCGCGGTCGAGGCGCAGCGGCTGGTCAAGGACGACGACGAGATCGCCTGTCTGCGGATCGCCGCGGAGATCGCCGACCAGGCCCTGGGGGAGCTCCTGGAATCGATCCTGGTCGGCCGTACCGAACGGCATCTCGCGCTGGAACTGGAGCGCCGGCTGGTCGACCACGGCGCGGACGGCCCGGCCTTTCCCACCTCCGTCGCGACCGGCCCGAACGCCGGCCGCCCCGGGCATCTGCCCACCGACCGGCGGGTCGAGGAGGGCGACTTCCTCAGCGTCGGCCTGGGCGCGAATTACCGCGGCTACCGCTGCGAGATCGGCCGGACCTTCGTCATCGGCACCACGCCCTCGGACTGGCAGATCGAGCTGTACGATCTCGTTTTCGCAGCCCAGCGCGCCGGACGCGAGGCGCTCGCACCGGGTGTGGAGTGCCGTGAGGTGGACCGGGTGACCCGCCATGTCCTGGACGCCGCGGGGTACGGGGAACGGCTCGGACCGTGGACCGGGCACGGTGTGGGACTCGAAATCGATGAGGACCCTCAGTTGTCCCCTGCCGCCATGGGTAAACTGGACGCTTGCGTGCCGGTCACCGTCGAGCCGGGGGTTCACATCCCGGGCCGTGGGGGTGTCCGGATCGACGACACACTCGTCGTCCGCCCCGAGGCGGACGGCGGGCCCGAGCTACTCACGATCACGACCAAGGAGCTGCTCGCACTCTGA